The following proteins are co-located in the Vigna unguiculata cultivar IT97K-499-35 chromosome 9, ASM411807v1, whole genome shotgun sequence genome:
- the LOC114163013 gene encoding glucose-1-phosphate adenylyltransferase large subunit 1: protein MESSRATLGGILAKVSEGTGRNRRSGFWGESTRGSGNTRFLSVQSCKTSRTSKNLRNSKPRGVARAVLTSDINEDSVAYQRVPTFETPEVNPKSVASIILGGGAGTRLFPLTGRRAKPAVPIGGCYRLIDIPMSNCINSGIRKIFILTQFNSFSLNRHLSRTYSFGNGMNFGDGFVEVLAATQTPGEAGKKWFQGTADAVRQFIWVFEDAKNKNVEHILILSGDHLYRMDYMDFVQRHVDTNADITVSCVPMDDSRASDYGLMKIDKTGRIVQFAEKPKGSDLKAMRVDTTLLGLSPQEAEKHPYIASMGVYVFRTETLLQLLRWKCSSFNDFGSEIIPSAVSEHNVQAYLFNDYWEDIGTIKSFFDANLALTEQPPKFEFYDPKTPFFTSPRFLPPTKVEKCKIVDAIISHGCFLRECSVQHSIVGVRSRLESGVELQDTMMMGADYYQTESEIASLLAEGKVPIGVGENTKIRNCIIDKNAKIGRNVIIANADGVEEADRAKEGFYIRSGITITLKNATIKDGTVI from the exons ATGGAGTCAAGTCGTGCAACCCTGGGTGGCATTCTGGCTAAAGTTAGTGAGGGAACTGGAAGAAACAGGAGAAGTGGGTTCTGGGGTGAGAGTACAAGGGGAAGTGGGAACACAAGGTTTTTGAGTGTTCAATCATGCAAAACTTCACGAACCAGTAAGAATCTTAGAAACTCCAAGCCTCGTGGAGTTGCACGTGCTGTTCTCACATCAGACATCAACGAAGATTCCGTG GCATATCAGAGGGTGCCCACTTTTGAGACCCCCGAAGTGAACCCAAAAAGCGTGGCTTCTATAATTTTGGGTGGAGGTGCAGGAACTCGTCTCTTTCCTCTTACTGGCAGAAGAGCCAAACCAGCG GTTCCAATTGGTGGGTGTTATAGACTCATAGATATCCCCATGAGCAACTGCATCAATAGTGGCATcagaaaaatattcattttgacGCAGTTTAACTCTTTTTCTCTCAACCGCCACCTGTCCCGGACATACAGCTTTGGAAATGGCATGAATTTTGGAGACGGTTTTGTGGAG GTCTTGGCTGCTACTCAGACGCCTGGAGAGGCAGGGAAGAAATGGTTCCAGGGAACAGCTGATGCTGTTAGGCAATTTATTTGGGTTTTTGAG GATGCCAAGAACAAGAATGTGGAGCATATATTGATACTTTCTGGGGATCATCTTTACCGGATGGACTATATGGACTTTGTACAG AGACACGTTGACACGAATGCTGATATCACAGTTTCATGTGTTCCCATGGATGACAG CCGGGCATCAGATTATGGActgatgaaaattgataaaaccGGACGAATTGTACAGTTTGCAGAAAAGCCAAAGGGATCAGATCTAAAGGCTATG CGTGTTGACACTACTCTTCTAGGGTTATCGCCACAAGAAGCAGAAAAACATCCTTATATTGCATCCATGGGTGTCTACGTGTTTAGAACTGAAACTCTGCTGCAACTATTAAGATGGAAATGTTCTTCATTCAATGACTTTGGATCTGAAATTATCCCATCTGCTGTGAGCGAGCACAATGTCCAG GCATATTTGTTCAATGACTACTGGGAAGATATTGGAACTATAAAGTCCTTCTTTGATGCAAACCTTGCCCTAACAGAACAG CCTCCtaaatttgagttttatgatCCAAAGACACCTTTCTTCACTTCCCCAAGATTCCTCCCCCCCACTAAAGTAGAAAAATGCAAG ATTGTGGATGCAATTATTTCTCACGGTTGCTTCTTGAGGGAGTGTAGCGTTCAGCACTCTATTGTGGGAGTGCGCTCACGTTTAGAATCTGGTGTGGAGCTTCAG GATACCATGATGATGGGTGCTGATTACTATCAGACCGAGTCAGAAATTGCATCTTTGCTGGCAGAAGGAAAGGTTCCAATCGGTGTTGGGGAAAATACAAAAATCAG GAATTGCATAATCGACAAGAATGCCAAGATAGGAAGAAATGTGATCATTGCAAATGCAGAT GGTGTTGAAGAAGCTGATAGGGCCAAGGAAGGATTCTACATAAGGTCTGGCATCACGATTACACTGAAAAATGCAACCATTAAAGATGGAACAGTTATATGA
- the LOC114163731 gene encoding uncharacterized protein LOC114163731, with protein MASLLNDKANAMRRIQRKLNLENIFHLFNVGAAILFFSHSFSFPITLQTLSHLHHTFISLFHNSFYAFLFLNAIILFLFALSNNKNKENNNNDNNVGVCTDDYDEILNHSESRLVVTAQQEQPRTAEKEFVETVTAVTETTAASSCTTVATVTEAVSVSEKKPYRRVQSESYERRMVVAAARGELKRWETVRLRRPFESELRCVEELSEEEFNRAVEEFIALHKRMQWEEQLTQNLACSPSN; from the coding sequence ATGGCTTCCTTGCTAAACGACAAAGCCAATGCCATGAGAAGAATCCAAAGAAAACTAAACCTCGAAAACATCTTTCACTTGTTCAACGTTGGTGCCGCAATTTTGTTCTTCTCACACTCCTTTTCCTTCCCCATCACCCTCCAAACACTTTCTCATCTCCACCACACGTTCATTTCACTCTTCCATAATTCTTTCTACGCTTTTCTTTTCCTAAACGCCATTATCCTCTTCCTCTTCGCACTCtccaataacaaaaacaaagaaaataacaacaacGACAACAACGTTGGTGTCTGCACCGACGACTACGACGAAATCCTCAACCACAGCGAGTCTCGCCTCGTCGTAACAGCGCAACAGGAACAACCTCGTACCGCAGAGAAAGAATTCGTGGAAACTGTCACGGCGGTTACCGAGACCACGGCGGCGAGCAGTTGCACAACAGTGGCGACGGTGACGGAGGCGGTTTCGGTGTCGGAGAAGAAGCCCTACCGGAGAGTTCAGTCGGAGAGTTACGAGCGGCGGATGGTGGTGGCGGCTGCCCGGGGAGAGTTGAAGAGATGGGAGACGGTGCGATTGAGGAGGCCGTTTGAGAGTGAATTGCGGTGCGTGGAAGAGTTGAGTGAAGAGGAATTCAATCGTGCGGTTGAGGAATTCATCGCTTTGCATAAGAGAATGCAGTGGGAGGAACAACTAACACAGAATTTGGCATGCTCtccatcaaattaa